The Bacteroidota bacterium genome window below encodes:
- a CDS encoding S8 family peptidase: MNKNYLFTILLFVTTTLSFAQTSVNMALREKINSTKLSRTSITDVLIKGDVNEISNFISSRNEKIIGTSGKIISARLSLNTIAELIDKPFVKIIQGNLNRVKVMNDTMRMLSRVDEVHNGQTPLPQAYDGTGVIMGIIDSGIDINHLDFKDSTGYTRIKYLWDMTKPTAPNTPQPYAYGQEWNDVDIMGGLAASHTGEDQYGHGTYVTGIAAGNGSAVGHFQGVAPKSDLIIVGYDFAANDNVPRLAHAVEYIFDKAQQLGKPCVINASLGSYEGSHDGQDLEAQYISNLIDAQSGRILVAAAGNVGIVYPFHVGRNSVASDTVFTWFRYNSGIPGAYVSIYADSAQFNQIQFTVGADKISPYFEHRGALPFISVTPTINTLLTRSLIVNTKRLGVVQMYTSVNEGVYQLEIYVIPDSTAYNWRFTTTGNGRYDSWSFDYEWQNVPNVATFPDIVNYWAPDTNQSIVSGMACLDNVVTVGNYYNTDRHLDYNNTVQITPTDRPRDLAENSSRGPTRDNRIKPEIAGPGHHIVSTGVMTLMPGLIGAQPYKVAPGGLHQTGGGTSASAPVVAGIAALFLQQNPTATWADFKSAIMNCAAHDTFTWGPVPNNAWGYGKADAFNTLTNCGFVFTSEIEENLSVHLYPNPTSTEFSLLLSEDILNPNVTITDLLGRKVKDVKLNGKHSVISVRDLKAGMYFVKIESVKGSCTKRFEKID, from the coding sequence ATGAATAAGAACTACCTATTCACAATTCTGCTTTTTGTAACAACTACTTTGTCTTTTGCACAGACATCGGTAAATATGGCTTTACGGGAGAAAATCAATTCAACGAAATTATCTAGAACATCTATAACCGATGTATTGATAAAAGGAGATGTCAATGAGATTTCAAATTTTATTTCATCAAGAAATGAAAAGATCATCGGAACTTCCGGAAAAATTATTTCAGCACGTCTTTCACTAAATACAATTGCTGAGTTAATTGACAAGCCATTTGTAAAGATCATTCAGGGAAATTTGAATCGTGTAAAAGTGATGAATGATACAATGAGGATGTTGTCAAGAGTTGATGAGGTTCATAACGGACAAACGCCTTTACCGCAAGCGTATGATGGAACAGGTGTGATCATGGGAATTATCGATTCAGGAATTGATATCAATCATCTTGATTTCAAAGACAGCACCGGATATACACGCATCAAATATTTGTGGGACATGACAAAACCCACTGCACCTAATACTCCGCAGCCATATGCATACGGACAAGAGTGGAATGATGTTGATATTATGGGCGGACTTGCTGCTTCACATACAGGAGAAGATCAGTATGGTCACGGAACTTATGTTACAGGAATTGCAGCAGGAAATGGAAGTGCTGTCGGACACTTTCAAGGAGTTGCCCCAAAATCTGATCTGATAATTGTAGGTTATGATTTTGCAGCAAATGATAATGTTCCCCGACTTGCGCATGCAGTAGAATATATTTTTGACAAAGCACAGCAATTAGGGAAACCATGTGTGATCAATGCTTCGTTGGGATCGTATGAAGGATCACATGACGGACAAGACCTGGAAGCTCAATATATCAGTAATCTGATCGATGCACAAAGTGGAAGAATACTTGTAGCTGCTGCCGGAAATGTTGGAATTGTTTATCCATTTCATGTAGGTAGAAATTCCGTTGCAAGTGATACGGTCTTTACCTGGTTCAGATATAATTCAGGAATTCCCGGGGCTTACGTTTCTATTTATGCAGATTCAGCTCAGTTCAATCAGATCCAATTCACAGTTGGAGCTGATAAAATTTCACCATACTTCGAACACAGAGGTGCTCTTCCTTTTATAAGTGTTACTCCAACGATCAATACACTTTTAACAAGAAGTCTGATTGTAAATACAAAAAGACTGGGAGTAGTTCAGATGTATACATCCGTAAATGAAGGAGTGTACCAACTTGAAATATATGTTATACCCGATTCAACTGCTTACAACTGGCGGTTTACAACTACAGGAAATGGAAGATATGATAGCTGGTCTTTCGATTATGAATGGCAAAACGTACCTAATGTTGCAACCTTTCCTGATATTGTAAATTACTGGGCACCGGATACGAATCAATCCATCGTGAGTGGTATGGCTTGTCTGGATAATGTTGTTACTGTTGGAAATTATTATAACACTGACAGACATTTGGATTATAACAATACCGTGCAGATCACACCTACTGACAGGCCAAGAGATCTTGCAGAGAACAGCAGCAGAGGTCCGACACGGGATAATCGTATCAAACCTGAGATTGCAGGTCCCGGACATCATATTGTTTCAACCGGTGTGATGACTTTAATGCCAGGATTAATTGGAGCACAGCCTTATAAAGTTGCTCCGGGAGGATTGCATCAGACAGGTGGCGGCACATCTGCATCTGCTCCTGTTGTGGCCGGCATTGCTGCATTATTTCTACAACAGAATCCGACAGCAACCTGGGCAGATTTTAAAAGTGCCATCATGAATTGTGCAGCACATGATACTTTTACCTGGGGACCTGTGCCAAATAATGCATGGGGTTATGGAAAAGCGGATGCCTTCAATACACTGACAAATTGCGGCTTTGTTTTTACATCTGAAATAGAAGAGAATTTGTCAGTTCATTTATATCCGAATCCGACAAGCACAGAATTTTCATTGTTGCTGAGCGAAGACATTTTAAATCCGAATGTAACAATAACAGATTTGCTGGGAAGAAAGGTAAAAGATGTGAAATTGAATGGAAAACATTCTGTCATTTCTGTTCGCGACTTAAAAGCAGGAATGTACTTTGTGAAAATTGAGAGTGTGAAAGGAAGTTGTACGAAGAGGTTTGAGAAGATTGATTGA
- a CDS encoding aspartate aminotransferase family protein, whose protein sequence is MYTRRQQFLQHVAQTSPSPPGLDIESAKGVYLFDHNGKKYLDLISGISVSSLGHGHPEILAAAKNQIDKHMHLMVYGEYVISPQVALAKRLSELLPENLSTTYFTNSGTEAVEGAMKLAKRFTGRTNFVSFKNSYHGSTQGALSLSGNEWLKNAYRPLLNGTTIINFNDESQFDSIDQNTAAVFVEPIQAEAGILIPENDFLKKLSVHCKKVGALLVFDEIQTGMGRTGKLFSFQHFNVVPDILLLGKALGGGMPLGAFISSQEIMQTLSYEPILGHLTTFGGHPVCCATASAALEIIVRDKLAENVIEKEKLFRKLLVHENIRIIRGKGLLLCIQFQSEKFNQDVISKCYDKGLISDWFLFAADCLRIAPPLIISEEEIRESCSIILNSIEEVKSKN, encoded by the coding sequence ATGTACACCCGACGACAACAATTCCTCCAACACGTTGCTCAAACCAGTCCTAGTCCGCCGGGGTTGGATATTGAAAGTGCAAAAGGAGTTTATCTTTTCGATCATAATGGGAAGAAATATCTTGATCTTATCTCCGGAATTTCTGTTTCAAGTCTCGGGCATGGACATCCTGAAATACTTGCCGCTGCAAAAAATCAGATCGATAAACATATGCATCTGATGGTATATGGCGAATATGTAATATCACCACAAGTTGCTTTAGCAAAACGATTAAGTGAATTGCTTCCTGAAAATTTATCGACAACCTATTTTACGAATAGCGGCACTGAAGCTGTTGAAGGTGCAATGAAACTTGCAAAACGTTTTACAGGAAGAACTAATTTTGTTTCGTTCAAAAATTCGTACCACGGAAGTACACAAGGTGCTTTAAGTTTAAGCGGAAATGAATGGCTGAAAAATGCTTATCGTCCGCTTTTGAATGGTACAACAATTATAAATTTCAATGATGAATCGCAATTCGATTCTATCGATCAGAATACTGCAGCAGTTTTTGTTGAACCAATTCAGGCAGAAGCAGGAATTCTGATTCCTGAAAATGATTTCCTGAAAAAACTTTCAGTGCATTGCAAAAAAGTCGGAGCACTGCTGGTCTTTGATGAGATCCAGACAGGAATGGGACGCACAGGAAAATTATTTTCATTCCAACATTTTAATGTAGTACCTGACATCTTGCTTTTAGGGAAAGCACTTGGCGGTGGAATGCCATTAGGTGCATTTATTTCTTCTCAGGAAATTATGCAGACGCTTTCTTATGAACCGATCCTTGGACATCTCACTACTTTCGGCGGACATCCGGTTTGTTGTGCTACTGCAAGTGCAGCATTGGAAATTATAGTTCGTGATAAACTAGCTGAAAATGTCATAGAAAAGGAAAAATTGTTCAGAAAACTGCTTGTTCATGAAAACATCAGAATTATTAGAGGAAAAGGTTTGTTACTTTGCATTCAATTTCAAAGTGAAAAATTCAATCAGGATGTGATCTCAAAATGTTATGATAAAGGCTTGATAAGTGACTGGTTTTTATTTGCAGCCGATTGTCTGAGAATTGCACCGCCATTGATCATCAGTGAAGAAGAAATCAGAGAATCATGTAGCATTATCCTGAATTCAATAGAAGAAGTAAAAAGTAAAAATTGA
- a CDS encoding response regulator transcription factor: MNVLIVEDERQSSHEIEIFLTKQGYHCDVAFNGKSASEKIFVNSYDFVLLDIGLPEHNGFQLLKEAKEAGKDGAFIILTARGSIDDRITGLDLGADDYLAKPFSLLELQARMQAILRRKHGLKNNMIQIHEYSMDIQNRTVYFEKNAISLTKKEFDILHYMALHKNRVITRMQLTEHIWGDVLEEDYESNYIDVHMKNLRKKLSAYGNSDFIETVRGIGYRLNMA, from the coding sequence ATGAATGTACTGATTGTAGAAGACGAAAGACAATCATCGCATGAAATTGAAATCTTTCTTACCAAGCAAGGATATCATTGCGATGTCGCTTTCAATGGCAAAAGTGCTTCAGAAAAGATCTTCGTTAACTCATACGATTTTGTTTTACTTGATATCGGATTACCTGAACACAATGGATTTCAATTGCTGAAAGAAGCGAAAGAGGCCGGGAAAGACGGAGCTTTTATAATACTTACTGCACGAGGATCAATTGATGACAGGATTACAGGACTGGATCTTGGAGCAGATGATTATCTGGCGAAACCATTTTCACTTCTTGAACTTCAGGCAAGGATGCAAGCCATCTTAAGAAGAAAACACGGATTGAAAAATAATATGATTCAGATCCATGAATATTCTATGGACATTCAGAATCGTACTGTTTACTTCGAAAAAAATGCAATCAGTCTGACAAAAAAGGAATTTGATATTCTCCATTACATGGCACTCCACAAGAACCGTGTGATCACAAGAATGCAACTTACAGAACATATCTGGGGCGATGTCCTGGAAGAAGATTATGAATCGAATTACATCGACGTGCACATGAAAAATCTCCGGAAAAAATTATCTGCATATGGTAATTCTGATTTTATAGAAACGGTTCGTGGAATCGGTTACAGGTTGAATATGGCATAA
- a CDS encoding HAMP domain-containing histidine kinase encodes MKIQVKLSLYNAISKVVIILAFGAIIPILIQKVAYNHLDRRLVARLEKTMRMVAVGGLDEIALDQDCSFDSYNIFKEEFVSIAPIAVLPPDFGRYHIENAERKIDDEIIKHRVLTQAFVYDNQLYSIDIGEGLNAYDQLNVTIRKFTIWIMVAVVVISIFFDLLFARLLLRPFNKIVNEKLRDVQHPSTFDPLPVKTTTTEFSHLDKSINEMMVKIRETFETERQFIMNVSHEILTPISILKNRIENMISDPGIPDAVVERMVDSQKTLSRLTKVVRNLLYISKIENAQYVKNESADLQMIVREIFEELEELTQGKGITIVNEWKDDFVFSPCNLSLIHTMLFNLITNAIKYNCEEGKITVTGMWEGEHYVVKVYDTGDGISSNQLPYIFDRFKRFRPEDDMSYGLGLPIVKTIADFHGIKVSAESTLNQGSCFTLRFPGSGVG; translated from the coding sequence GTGAAGATCCAAGTCAAACTTTCTTTATACAATGCCATCTCCAAAGTAGTCATCATTTTGGCCTTTGGCGCTATTATACCAATTCTGATTCAGAAGGTAGCTTATAATCATCTGGATCGAAGACTTGTTGCACGTCTTGAGAAGACTATGCGAATGGTGGCTGTGGGCGGATTGGATGAGATTGCTCTTGATCAGGATTGTAGTTTTGACAGTTACAATATCTTCAAAGAAGAATTTGTTTCCATTGCACCGATTGCTGTGCTTCCACCCGATTTCGGCAGATATCATATTGAAAACGCTGAAAGGAAAATTGATGATGAGATCATTAAACACCGAGTTCTGACACAGGCATTTGTTTATGACAACCAACTCTACTCTATTGATATAGGTGAAGGATTAAATGCCTACGATCAGCTGAACGTGACGATCAGGAAATTTACCATCTGGATAATGGTCGCTGTGGTCGTGATCTCTATCTTTTTCGATCTACTTTTTGCAAGATTGCTTCTACGCCCTTTCAATAAAATTGTGAATGAAAAACTAAGGGATGTACAGCATCCATCGACATTTGATCCGCTTCCTGTCAAAACAACGACGACCGAATTTTCGCATCTGGATAAAAGTATCAATGAAATGATGGTCAAGATTCGCGAGACTTTTGAGACAGAAAGACAATTCATCATGAATGTATCGCATGAGATCCTCACTCCTATTTCAATTCTGAAAAACCGGATAGAGAATATGATCTCTGATCCCGGAATTCCGGATGCAGTGGTTGAACGAATGGTTGATTCACAAAAAACGTTAAGTCGTCTTACAAAAGTCGTCAGAAATTTATTGTATATCAGTAAAATTGAGAATGCACAATATGTAAAAAATGAAAGCGCCGATCTACAGATGATCGTTCGCGAGATCTTCGAAGAACTCGAAGAGCTGACTCAGGGAAAAGGGATCACAATTGTAAATGAATGGAAGGATGATTTTGTTTTCTCACCGTGTAATTTATCGCTCATTCATACGATGCTTTTCAATCTTATCACGAATGCGATAAAATATAACTGCGAAGAAGGAAAGATAACAGTTACCGGAATGTGGGAAGGAGAACATTATGTTGTAAAAGTTTACGATACCGGCGATGGAATTTCATCAAACCAATTACCGTATATCTTCGACCGCTTCAAACGTTTCCGTCCGGAAGACGATATGAGCTATGGACTCGGCCTACCAATAGTAAAAACCATTGCCGATTTCCACGGGATCAAAGTCAGCGCCGAATCGACCTTAAATCAAGGAAGTTGTTTTACGTTGAGGTTTCCGGGGAGTGGGGTTGGGTGA
- a CDS encoding phytanoyl-CoA dioxygenase family protein — protein sequence MSNTQYPKFTLGNKLTEEQISFFDKNGFIHFSGAATPEEVKSIIASTEDLQKKWISSGIKKINGVPIKFGHDENGTPIVHRFPFTSQYSETVHGFVTSERIQSLKVLMPKGSRIAENEKDGVIVNHYVNTSNSNFRQMGWHTDSMRDIFYGKKVMPMLNVGLYLDDSSSDKGGLRIIPGTHKQNMFSMLFKKAYFMNNDEDKNEMLVDAKAGDVVVHDGRIWHRVAMSPLTGAASRRRVMYIPVIIGKYMPKSEESTTPFYHHFQKLVK from the coding sequence ATGAGTAACACCCAATATCCTAAATTTACCCTCGGCAATAAACTGACTGAGGAGCAAATTTCGTTTTTCGATAAAAACGGATTTATCCATTTTAGCGGAGCTGCTACACCTGAAGAGGTGAAAAGCATTATCGCTTCAACTGAGGACCTTCAAAAGAAGTGGATCTCAAGTGGAATCAAGAAGATCAACGGCGTGCCTATTAAATTCGGTCACGACGAAAACGGCACTCCAATCGTTCACCGCTTTCCTTTTACAAGCCAATACAGCGAAACTGTACATGGTTTTGTGACTAGCGAAAGAATTCAAAGCCTGAAGGTATTAATGCCAAAAGGTTCCAGAATTGCAGAAAACGAAAAAGATGGCGTGATCGTAAATCATTACGTGAATACTTCAAACAGTAACTTCCGTCAGATGGGCTGGCATACAGACAGTATGCGCGACATTTTCTACGGAAAGAAAGTTATGCCAATGTTGAATGTTGGTCTTTACCTTGATGATTCATCATCAGATAAAGGCGGACTTCGTATTATTCCCGGAACTCATAAGCAAAACATGTTCTCCATGTTGTTCAAGAAAGCATATTTCATGAATAATGATGAAGACAAAAATGAAATGCTTGTTGATGCAAAAGCCGGAGATGTTGTAGTACATGATGGCCGTATCTGGCATCGCGTGGCTATGTCACCGCTTACAGGTGCAGCAAGTCGTCGTCGTGTAATGTACATTCCGGTTATCATCGGAAAATACATGCCGAAATCAGAAGAGAGTACTACTCCATTCTATCACCATTTCCAAAAACTGGTAAAATAA
- a CDS encoding SDR family oxidoreductase, producing the protein MNYALITGASKGIGKEMALELASRKCNLVLVARSEDALNKLSTEIKSLHGVECSYVLADLTDQQGIDKVVQFIEEKKLPVNILINNAGYGLWGSLEQTALKKTKDMMQINMMTPVEMTYRMIPILKSSGQQAYIMNVASTAAYQAVPTLSVYAASKAFMVLFTRGLRLELKKENISVTCLSPGTTETNFMNAAGMTASPSIIKKASKVIMKADVVAKFAIDGMFAKKNEIIPGWLNKISVAMTYFVPKALTEKIAGDIYK; encoded by the coding sequence ATGAATTACGCTTTGATCACCGGTGCAAGTAAAGGCATTGGAAAAGAAATGGCACTGGAATTAGCATCACGTAAATGCAATTTAGTGCTTGTAGCGCGCTCGGAAGATGCGCTCAACAAACTTTCAACCGAGATTAAATCATTGCATGGTGTTGAATGTAGTTACGTTTTAGCTGACTTGACTGATCAGCAAGGTATCGACAAGGTTGTCCAATTTATTGAAGAGAAAAAACTGCCAGTCAATATTCTGATCAACAATGCCGGGTATGGACTTTGGGGAAGTCTGGAGCAAACTGCATTGAAGAAAACGAAGGATATGATGCAGATCAATATGATGACTCCGGTCGAAATGACTTACCGGATGATCCCAATTTTGAAAAGCTCCGGACAACAAGCTTATATCATGAATGTAGCCAGTACTGCCGCTTACCAGGCTGTTCCAACTTTATCTGTGTATGCAGCTTCGAAAGCGTTCATGGTACTTTTCACTCGCGGACTACGTTTAGAATTAAAGAAAGAAAACATTTCTGTCACTTGTTTAAGTCCGGGTACAACTGAAACTAATTTCATGAATGCAGCCGGTATGACTGCTTCGCCTTCTATAATTAAAAAAGCATCGAAGGTAATTATGAAAGCAGATGTTGTAGCAAAGTTTGCAATAGACGGAATGTTTGCGAAAAAGAATGAGATCATTCCGGGTTGGCTCAATAAAATTTCTGTTGCAATGACTTACTTTGTTCCAAAGGCATTGACGGAGAAGATTGCCGGGGACATTTATAAATAA
- a CDS encoding S1/P1 Nuclease yields MKQLFAFTLLILGCINSFGWGFYGHRAVNKFACFALPKEMFGFYKSNIDYLINHSIDPDKRRHSDPAEAPRHFIDADHYGENPFDTLPIYWKDAVEKFTEDTLQAYGIGPWYINKMFYRLVEAFRKNEPDAILYYSANIGHYIADSHVPLHCTENYNGQMTNQHGIHGLWESRLPELFASNYDYFMGRCQYIEKIQPFIWLAVHDSYAALDSVLAFEKLLTENSESDKKYSFEQRGSTTIQVYSYYFSEQFHHMLNGQVERRLQASIIDVASIWYTAWVEAGMPELIPVMIEDEKKEEIQDGDYH; encoded by the coding sequence ATGAAACAACTATTTGCTTTTACATTATTAATTCTTGGATGTATCAATTCATTTGGATGGGGTTTCTACGGCCACCGCGCTGTAAACAAATTCGCCTGCTTCGCTTTGCCAAAAGAAATGTTTGGGTTCTATAAATCGAATATCGATTATCTCATCAATCATTCTATAGACCCCGACAAACGCCGGCATTCCGATCCGGCTGAAGCACCACGGCATTTTATTGATGCAGATCATTATGGAGAAAATCCTTTCGACACTTTGCCTATCTATTGGAAGGATGCTGTAGAAAAATTCACAGAAGATACATTACAGGCATATGGAATTGGTCCGTGGTACATCAATAAAATGTTTTACCGGCTTGTGGAAGCGTTCAGAAAAAATGAACCTGATGCAATACTCTACTACTCTGCCAACATTGGACATTACATTGCAGATTCGCATGTGCCACTTCATTGCACAGAAAATTACAATGGCCAAATGACCAATCAGCATGGTATCCATGGTTTGTGGGAATCGCGATTACCTGAACTGTTTGCTTCTAACTATGATTACTTCATGGGAAGATGTCAGTACATCGAAAAGATCCAGCCGTTCATATGGTTGGCTGTTCATGATAGTTACGCAGCTTTGGATTCAGTGCTTGCATTTGAAAAACTTCTTACTGAAAATTCAGAAAGCGATAAAAAATACTCTTTTGAGCAAAGAGGTTCAACAACTATTCAAGTGTACAGTTATTATTTTTCAGAACAATTTCATCATATGCTCAATGGACAAGTTGAACGACGATTGCAGGCTTCGATCATTGATGTAGCTTCGATATGGTATACCGCTTGGGTTGAAGCAGGAATGCCGGAGTTAATTCCCGTTATGATCGAAGATGAGAAAAAAGAAGAAATTCAGGATGGAGATTATCATTGA
- a CDS encoding response regulator transcription factor — protein MKISCIIVENEPLAMERIKTYVEKLPFLNLLACFETGIDALVFLKTAQVDLIFLDINLGEISGIQFLEAGKIKSKVIVTTAYEEYALKGYELNVTDYLLKPFSFERFFQAVSKVQDEVDRQMNKTDIRYIFIKTEYRLEKIMLNEILFIEGMRDYRRIHTTNKRIMTLQTFKDLEIEIPENIICRVHKSYMVAIDKIESIEKDEIKIDGIYIPVSETYKKRFYELL, from the coding sequence ATGAAAATTAGCTGCATAATAGTGGAAAATGAACCACTGGCAATGGAACGTATCAAAACGTATGTTGAAAAACTTCCGTTCCTGAATTTGCTGGCGTGTTTTGAAACAGGTATTGACGCATTGGTATTTCTTAAAACAGCTCAGGTCGATCTGATCTTTCTTGATATTAATTTGGGTGAAATTTCCGGTATCCAGTTTCTGGAAGCCGGTAAAATCAAAAGCAAAGTTATTGTTACCACTGCTTATGAAGAATATGCTTTGAAAGGTTATGAATTAAATGTAACAGATTATTTACTGAAACCTTTTTCTTTTGAAAGATTTTTTCAGGCTGTCAGTAAGGTGCAGGATGAAGTGGACAGACAAATGAACAAGACAGATATTCGATATATTTTTATCAAGACTGAATACAGGCTTGAAAAGATCATGTTGAATGAGATATTATTTATAGAAGGTATGCGTGATTATAGACGTATTCACACTACAAATAAACGAATCATGACTTTGCAGACTTTTAAAGATCTTGAGATTGAAATTCCAGAGAATATTATTTGTCGGGTCCACAAATCTTATATGGTAGCAATAGATAAAATAGAATCCATTGAAAAAGATGAGATCAAGATCGATGGAATATATATTCCTGTCTCCGAAACGTACAAAAAACGTTTTTATGAGCTGCTTTGA
- a CDS encoding histidine kinase encodes MKKSVIILIHIGYWLLYLFLLFLMSLFMVMSSANGKNFFDKIELFDFVTQIFSFTVVPGLIGFYSFYTYLFPDFLRKKKIAMLFILGIFISLLTGIFGLFVMQVAFKEFNMFKADLFGIFILVLIMALVAVLNGGMGLILKGFITSYEDIKIKEELKRKNLEVELSLIKSQLSPHFLFNTLNNIDVLIRRDPDRASLYLLELSDIMRYMLYEAKKGKVFFEKEIHYIKKYIDLQKIRTSNRDFVKLDLKGTFNGVLVEPMLLMPFIENAFKHAENKREGNVIEIEISGSEKSIEFSCKNSYLPDTGMKDEFSGLGNELIKKRMNLLFPGKHELVISDANEIFHVLLKIDLDEN; translated from the coding sequence ATGAAAAAATCTGTAATTATACTCATTCATATCGGCTACTGGCTTTTGTATCTTTTTCTGCTTTTTTTAATGTCCCTTTTCATGGTAATGAGTTCTGCTAATGGTAAAAATTTTTTCGATAAGATCGAACTATTTGATTTTGTAACTCAGATTTTTTCTTTCACAGTAGTTCCGGGATTAATTGGTTTCTATTCTTTCTATACCTATTTGTTCCCTGATTTTCTCAGAAAGAAGAAGATCGCAATGCTTTTCATTCTTGGTATTTTCATTTCGCTGCTGACAGGAATTTTTGGATTATTTGTTATGCAAGTTGCTTTTAAAGAATTCAACATGTTTAAGGCTGATTTATTCGGAATTTTTATTTTGGTCCTGATTATGGCATTAGTTGCAGTTCTGAATGGCGGAATGGGTTTAATTCTGAAAGGATTTATTACTTCTTATGAGGATATAAAGATCAAGGAGGAATTGAAACGTAAAAATCTGGAAGTGGAACTGTCCCTTATCAAGTCACAGTTAAGTCCACACTTTTTATTCAATACATTGAATAATATTGACGTACTCATTCGTCGTGATCCTGATCGTGCATCACTGTATTTGCTGGAGTTATCTGATATTATGAGGTACATGCTTTATGAGGCTAAGAAAGGAAAAGTGTTTTTTGAAAAAGAAATTCATTATATCAAAAAGTACATAGACCTTCAGAAGATCAGGACATCAAACAGGGATTTTGTTAAACTGGATTTAAAAGGTACATTTAATGGTGTATTGGTTGAACCAATGTTATTGATGCCATTCATAGAAAATGCTTTCAAGCATGCAGAAAATAAGCGGGAAGGAAATGTTATCGAAATAGAAATTTCAGGTAGTGAAAAATCGATTGAATTCAGTTGTAAAAATAGTTACCTTCCTGACACCGGGATGAAAGATGAATTCAGTGGTTTGGGAAATGAATTGATAAAGAAAAGAATGAATTTATTATTTCCCGGAAAACATGAGTTAGTGATCAGTGATGCAAATGAAATTTTTCACGTTCTGTTAAAAATTGATCTGGATGAAAATTAG
- a CDS encoding ABC transporter permease, translating to MNVSIKNSLQSELLKTRRSSASWIITSGAALIPVIMLINQLIISAKDPLQNAASGYWVRLFLKSWEMMSFFLLPMGIVLATSLIAQIEFKNNAWKQTLSTPQSLTRVFFVKLFVVFLLALRFFILLNAGIFLAAVIPSIVYEKVNSPVDSFPVFTYLKANFKFFIDCLPIIALQFFLSLHFKNFMISVGVGLGLVVASIFALFWEYGYLFPYSYITYDFMRMIGKDRIKDAIDIHLLSVVYFILITVCSYIVFVSKSEKG from the coding sequence ATGAACGTTTCAATAAAAAACAGTTTGCAAAGTGAGCTCTTAAAAACAAGAAGAAGCTCTGCCTCATGGATTATCACTAGTGGTGCAGCATTGATACCGGTTATCATGCTCATCAATCAGTTAATTATTTCTGCGAAAGACCCGTTACAAAATGCTGCAAGTGGATATTGGGTACGATTATTCCTCAAGAGTTGGGAAATGATGTCATTCTTCCTTTTACCAATGGGAATTGTTTTGGCAACCAGTCTGATTGCCCAGATCGAGTTTAAGAATAATGCATGGAAACAAACACTCAGTACACCTCAGAGTTTAACTAGAGTATTTTTTGTAAAATTGTTTGTAGTATTCCTTCTGGCACTCAGGTTTTTTATTCTTCTAAATGCAGGGATTTTCCTGGCAGCGGTAATTCCTTCTATTGTTTATGAAAAGGTTAATTCTCCTGTAGATTCCTTCCCGGTATTTACTTATCTGAAAGCAAACTTTAAGTTCTTTATTGATTGTTTGCCAATTATTGCATTGCAGTTTTTTTTAAGTTTGCATTTCAAGAATTTCATGATCTCAGTAGGAGTCGGGTTAGGACTTGTTGTCGCATCGATCTTCGCTCTGTTCTGGGAGTATGGATATCTGTTTCCATATTCTTATATAACTTATGATTTCATGCGGATGATCGGTAAGGACAGGATCAAAGATGCTATTGATATTCATCTTTTGTCAGTAGTGTATTTCATACTGATTACTGTCTGCAGCTACATCGTATTTGTTTCTAAGAGTGAAAAAGGATAA